A stretch of the Azorhizobium caulinodans ORS 571 genome encodes the following:
- the phnN gene encoding phosphonate metabolism protein/1,5-bisphosphokinase (PRPP-forming) PhnN, producing the protein MGSGLFFFVVGPSGSGKDTLIEGAKAALGPTGRYVFARRAITRPADAGGEAHEALSVDQFDAVLAQGGFLIHWEAHGLKYGLRATLLDDMAAGRHVIANGSRAMVAALAERVPHLVVVEITAPEAVLAERLKGRGREGAENIAARLERKVPPFPESVTVIQVPNDSTPRAGIEKFVAALVAQTARLRLVRMAIETGRRNVAFLARGNTVVAAPDYLGPGRVDLIGEGRSIRAEVALVGDALLPSDAVGLSSEAFGALGLPEGAELVLTRTPVPESRAALRRKIQGATLDEGAYAQVVGDIVEGRYPDSEVAGFLVAADRSLSDDEVLALAKVRAKFASRITWDEPMVVDKHSMGGIPGSRITMIVVPIVAAHGLAIPKTSSRAITSAAGTADAMETLARVDLDSAEVRRTVERARGCIAWNGRLSHSALDDVMNAITRPLGLDSTRWSVASILSKKLAAGSTHVVIDLPFGARARVKGAGEAHEMARLFEQVGAGLGLTVEAIPTDGSAPIGRGIGPALEVRDVLWVLEDHSEAPPDLKEKALFFASRILAWDPAVGPDRARARAEELLASGAARAALERIVEAQGRWSEPVRPARLTHTVTAQNDGQVSDIDGFAVAGIARLAGAPLDKGAGIDLKARVGDVVRAGDPLFVIHASTAADLEAAAGAALAFDGYGIMMDGKAFRRINPER; encoded by the coding sequence ATGGGATCGGGACTCTTCTTCTTCGTGGTCGGGCCGAGCGGCTCGGGCAAGGACACCCTCATCGAGGGGGCGAAGGCGGCTCTCGGTCCCACCGGACGTTACGTGTTTGCGCGCCGGGCCATCACCCGGCCGGCCGATGCGGGCGGCGAGGCGCACGAGGCGCTGAGCGTTGACCAGTTTGACGCCGTGCTGGCGCAGGGCGGATTCCTGATCCATTGGGAGGCCCATGGGCTCAAATACGGCCTGCGCGCCACACTGCTCGACGACATGGCCGCCGGGCGTCACGTGATCGCCAACGGCTCGCGAGCCATGGTCGCGGCGCTGGCGGAGCGGGTGCCGCATCTCGTGGTGGTGGAGATCACCGCACCGGAGGCGGTGCTGGCCGAGCGGCTGAAGGGCAGGGGACGCGAGGGCGCGGAGAACATCGCCGCCCGGCTTGAGCGCAAAGTGCCGCCGTTTCCGGAGAGCGTCACGGTCATTCAGGTGCCGAACGACAGCACGCCGCGCGCCGGCATCGAGAAATTCGTCGCTGCGCTTGTCGCGCAGACCGCCCGCCTGAGGCTGGTGCGGATGGCCATTGAGACCGGACGCCGCAACGTCGCCTTTCTGGCTCGTGGGAATACCGTTGTGGCCGCACCGGACTATCTCGGGCCGGGACGTGTGGACCTGATCGGGGAGGGGCGCAGTATCCGCGCCGAAGTGGCCCTGGTGGGCGATGCCTTGCTGCCGTCCGATGCCGTCGGCCTGTCGTCGGAAGCCTTCGGGGCTCTCGGCCTGCCCGAAGGCGCGGAACTGGTCCTCACCCGCACCCCCGTGCCCGAAAGCCGCGCCGCGCTCCGCCGTAAGATCCAGGGCGCGACGCTGGATGAGGGCGCTTATGCGCAGGTCGTCGGAGACATCGTGGAGGGGCGTTATCCCGACAGCGAGGTCGCCGGCTTTCTCGTAGCCGCCGACCGCAGCCTGAGTGACGACGAAGTGCTGGCGCTCGCCAAGGTGCGGGCGAAATTCGCGAGCCGCATCACATGGGACGAGCCCATGGTGGTGGACAAGCATTCCATGGGCGGCATTCCCGGTTCCCGCATCACCATGATCGTGGTGCCGATCGTCGCCGCGCACGGGCTCGCCATCCCCAAGACCTCCTCCCGCGCCATCACCTCGGCGGCCGGCACGGCGGACGCCATGGAGACGCTGGCGCGCGTCGATCTCGACAGCGCCGAGGTGCGCCGGACGGTGGAACGGGCACGCGGCTGCATCGCCTGGAACGGGCGGCTCAGTCATTCGGCCCTCGATGATGTCATGAACGCCATTACGCGGCCGCTGGGGCTCGATTCCACCCGCTGGTCGGTGGCCTCCATCCTGTCCAAGAAGCTGGCGGCTGGCTCGACCCATGTGGTGATCGACCTGCCGTTTGGCGCCCGCGCCCGCGTGAAGGGGGCGGGCGAAGCCCACGAGATGGCGCGCCTGTTCGAGCAGGTCGGCGCCGGGCTCGGCCTCACCGTCGAAGCCATTCCCACCGACGGCAGCGCTCCCATCGGGCGCGGCATCGGGCCGGCTCTTGAGGTCCGGGACGTGCTCTGGGTCCTGGAGGATCATTCCGAAGCCCCGCCGGACCTGAAAGAGAAGGCCCTCTTCTTCGCCAGCCGCATTCTCGCCTGGGATCCGGCCGTTGGTCCGGACAGGGCGCGCGCCCGCGCCGAGGAGCTTCTCGCTTCCGGTGCCGCCCGCGCGGCGCTGGAGCGGATCGTGGAGGCGCAAGGGCGCTGGAGCGAGCCGGTGCGTCCCGCCCGCCTCACGCACACCGTGACCGCCCAAAATGACGGACAGGTGAGCGATATCGACGGGTTCGCCGTGGCCGGCATCGCTCGCCTTGCCGGCGCGCCGCTGGACAAGGGTGCCGGTATCGATCTGAAGGCGCGGGTGGGCGACGTGGTGCGCGCGGGAGACCCGCTCTTTGTCATCCATGCCTCCACGGCTGCCGATCTCGAGGCGGCCGCGGGCGCCGCGCTCGCGTTCGACGGCTACGGCATCATGATGGACGGGAAAGCATTCCGCAGGATCAATCCGGAGCGGTAG
- a CDS encoding isochorismatase family protein, whose translation MAFDAELDAALSAAFGKASELYQRNGFQRRVGFGRRPALINVDLANAWTRPGNPFTCEKIDEEIIPGVQALLAACRRNGHPVVHVTTCYQVTDRASDATDMGLWHQKIPVEVVAQDKPDLWAIDSRIEPVPGEQVLIKKRASAFHGTYLAGFLRANNVDTILVTGVTASACVRTTLCDGLAEGFRTIAVKECIGDRVPGAVAWNLFDIDAKFADVEPLSRCIAYLDDVGTRAAA comes from the coding sequence ATGGCTTTCGATGCGGAACTCGACGCAGCCCTTTCGGCTGCCTTCGGCAAGGCGAGCGAACTCTATCAGCGCAACGGCTTCCAGCGCCGTGTCGGCTTCGGCCGGCGGCCCGCGCTGATCAATGTGGATCTCGCCAATGCCTGGACGCGCCCCGGCAATCCCTTCACCTGCGAGAAGATCGACGAGGAGATCATTCCGGGCGTGCAGGCGCTGCTGGCCGCGTGCCGCCGCAACGGCCATCCCGTGGTTCATGTCACGACCTGCTATCAGGTGACCGACCGCGCCAGCGATGCCACGGACATGGGGCTCTGGCACCAGAAGATCCCGGTCGAAGTGGTGGCTCAGGACAAGCCGGACCTCTGGGCCATCGACAGCCGCATCGAGCCGGTGCCGGGCGAACAGGTTCTCATCAAGAAGCGCGCCTCGGCCTTCCATGGCACCTATCTTGCCGGCTTCCTGCGCGCCAACAATGTGGACACCATCCTCGTCACCGGCGTCACCGCTTCCGCCTGCGTGCGCACGACGTTGTGCGACGGGCTTGCGGAAGGCTTCCGCACCATTGCGGTGAAGGAATGCATCGGTGATCGCGTGCCGGGTGCGGTGGCCTGGAACCTGTTCGATATCGACGCCAAGTTCGCCGATGTGGAGCCCCTGTCGCGCTGCATCGCCTATCTGGACGACGTGGGTACGCGCGCTGCCGCCTGA
- a CDS encoding LysR family transcriptional regulator, giving the protein MRFDLRHIRSFIVLAETLHFGRAAERLNMTQPGMSRLIGELEREVGVPLFRRTTRTVELTEAGKAFLGECALAMDRLDRAVSIARRTAKGETGILRIAYMDFAINGRLPELLRSFSRMRPDIRLELSFIATLKQYEALLADRIDIGFLIGPVDQPGLASYTFDRDRYVVLLPTTHPLSNVRNLRLSDLAREPFVLGSGENWGAFRNQLFALCHRAGFVPDIVQEASSSEGIFGLVAAGAGISLYASCVRNLQRRGIVIREIEDTPDQLLTCAAWISPTQSPGVQVFVDFLSQVWGGQIASA; this is encoded by the coding sequence ATGCGTTTCGACCTGCGCCACATCCGGAGCTTCATCGTCCTCGCCGAGACCTTGCATTTCGGCCGGGCGGCGGAACGGCTGAACATGACCCAGCCCGGCATGAGCCGGCTGATCGGCGAGCTCGAGCGGGAGGTGGGCGTTCCCCTCTTCCGCCGAACCACGCGTACCGTGGAGCTGACGGAAGCCGGCAAGGCCTTCCTTGGGGAATGCGCGCTCGCCATGGACCGGCTCGACCGCGCGGTGTCCATCGCCCGGCGTACCGCCAAGGGCGAGACCGGCATCCTGCGCATCGCCTACATGGATTTCGCCATCAACGGGCGCCTGCCCGAACTGTTGCGCAGCTTCAGCCGCATGCGGCCGGACATCCGGCTCGAACTGTCCTTCATCGCGACCCTGAAGCAGTATGAGGCGCTGCTGGCGGACCGTATCGACATCGGCTTCCTCATCGGCCCCGTGGACCAGCCGGGGCTCGCCAGCTACACCTTCGACCGCGACCGCTACGTGGTCCTTCTGCCGACCACCCACCCGCTCTCGAACGTGCGCAACCTGCGCCTGTCGGATCTCGCCCGCGAGCCCTTCGTGCTCGGGTCCGGCGAGAACTGGGGCGCCTTCCGCAACCAGCTCTTCGCACTCTGCCACCGGGCCGGCTTCGTGCCGGACATCGTGCAGGAAGCCTCATCCTCCGAAGGCATCTTCGGCCTCGTGGCCGCAGGGGCGGGCATCAGCCTCTATGCGAGCTGCGTGCGCAACCTCCAGCGCCGGGGCATCGTCATCCGCGAGATCGAGGACACGCCGGACCAGCTTCTCACCTGCGCCGCCTGGATCAGCCCGACGCAGTCGCCTGGCGTTCAAGTGTTCGTGGATTTCCTCTCGCAGGTCTGGGGCGGTCAGATCGCCAGCGCCTGA
- a CDS encoding methyl-accepting chemotaxis protein, protein MTIKRLLSLSILCVAAIACALSIMMAVRQYNQLTLSQDARLRLEVVRALADVPRVMNPERGLLTLAIQTMTSDQVSRTDLPAYREASEKALAAIRARTEATVGQLADADAIIAVSKQLDEAYRQIKDTQSSAMALPINQRGTAANVVTDKASAMNTLAAQALNTQLRKMAPANGVAFAWGNVGAAVLDLRDYGGRQAGMLQSLVAAHKPVTPEQRIQFYTLQGRVDQLWGGLWELRNVTGGAPSFKPALDKANSDYIQFFAGLRDEMAKYFETGDFPIDGSTYRERTFRMWNVVIALRDAAFEGSELAIDSAIASARQNLILSVVGLVVVVLAAIAVLVVVQRRAIRPLFQMTAAIGRIADGELETEIPGVGRKDEIGHMASSVQVFKDSLLRNSALEAETAAARARSEAERRDAMQQLADLFETNVGGIIGAVGASADQLKASAQVLSQSADDTAGRSNTVAAAAEQAAANVNVVASSAEELGSSVQEIRRQVQQAADVSMTAVNEAHATGEIVRELSLAAAKISDILNLISSIAGQTNLLALNATIEAARAGEAGKGFAVVASEVKELADQTAKATAEISGQVGAIQSTTGKAVDAIGRIATTIQEMNTYANAVAAAVAQQGVATGEIVRSVAEASAGTSEVTGNITGVAQTAQSVGSAAGQVLTLSSDLQGQAQALSAEMARFLQTVRAA, encoded by the coding sequence GTGACGATCAAGCGCCTGCTATCTCTGTCCATCCTGTGTGTTGCCGCGATAGCCTGCGCGCTATCGATCATGATGGCCGTGCGGCAGTACAACCAGCTCACCCTGAGCCAGGATGCGCGCCTCCGCCTGGAGGTGGTCCGTGCGCTTGCCGACGTGCCGCGGGTGATGAATCCGGAGCGGGGCCTGCTCACGCTCGCCATCCAGACCATGACGAGCGATCAGGTCAGCCGCACCGATCTGCCGGCCTATCGCGAGGCCTCCGAAAAGGCGCTGGCCGCCATCCGCGCCCGCACCGAGGCGACGGTCGGCCAGCTTGCCGACGCGGACGCCATCATCGCGGTGTCGAAGCAGCTGGACGAGGCCTATCGCCAGATCAAGGACACCCAGTCCAGCGCCATGGCCCTGCCCATCAACCAGCGCGGCACGGCGGCCAATGTGGTGACCGACAAGGCGAGCGCCATGAATACGCTTGCCGCGCAGGCGCTCAACACGCAGCTGCGCAAGATGGCGCCCGCCAACGGCGTCGCCTTCGCCTGGGGCAATGTCGGTGCCGCTGTCCTGGATCTGCGTGATTACGGCGGACGTCAGGCGGGCATGCTGCAGTCGCTGGTGGCGGCGCACAAGCCGGTGACGCCCGAGCAGCGCATCCAGTTCTACACCCTCCAGGGCCGCGTGGATCAGCTCTGGGGTGGCCTGTGGGAACTGCGGAACGTGACGGGCGGTGCGCCCTCCTTCAAGCCGGCGCTCGACAAGGCGAACAGCGACTACATCCAGTTCTTCGCCGGCCTGCGGGACGAGATGGCGAAGTATTTCGAGACGGGCGACTTCCCCATCGACGGCAGCACCTATCGCGAGCGCACCTTCCGCATGTGGAACGTCGTCATCGCCTTGCGCGACGCCGCGTTCGAAGGCTCCGAGCTTGCCATCGACAGTGCCATCGCCTCCGCGCGCCAGAACCTGATCCTCTCGGTCGTCGGCCTCGTGGTGGTGGTGCTTGCTGCCATTGCCGTGCTCGTGGTGGTGCAGCGCCGGGCCATTCGTCCTCTGTTCCAGATGACGGCGGCCATCGGCCGGATCGCCGACGGCGAGCTGGAGACCGAAATCCCCGGTGTCGGCCGCAAGGACGAAATCGGTCATATGGCCAGCTCCGTGCAGGTGTTCAAGGACAGCCTGCTGCGCAACAGCGCGCTGGAGGCGGAAACCGCCGCCGCCCGAGCGCGTTCGGAGGCCGAGCGCCGCGATGCCATGCAGCAGCTCGCGGATCTGTTCGAGACCAATGTGGGCGGCATCATCGGCGCCGTGGGGGCTTCCGCCGACCAGCTCAAGGCCTCGGCACAGGTGCTCTCGCAGAGCGCCGACGACACCGCCGGCCGCTCGAACACCGTTGCCGCTGCGGCCGAGCAGGCGGCGGCGAACGTCAACGTCGTCGCCTCCTCTGCGGAGGAACTCGGCAGCTCCGTGCAGGAAATCCGCCGGCAGGTGCAGCAGGCGGCGGACGTGTCCATGACCGCCGTGAACGAGGCGCATGCCACGGGCGAGATCGTCCGCGAACTCTCGCTGGCTGCGGCCAAGATCAGCGACATCCTGAACCTCATCAGCTCGATCGCCGGCCAGACCAACCTCCTTGCCCTCAATGCCACCATCGAGGCGGCGCGTGCGGGTGAGGCAGGCAAGGGCTTCGCAGTGGTGGCGAGCGAGGTGAAGGAACTCGCCGACCAGACGGCCAAGGCCACCGCCGAGATCTCGGGGCAGGTGGGCGCCATCCAGTCCACCACCGGCAAGGCGGTGGATGCCATCGGCCGTATCGCCACCACCATTCAGGAGATGAACACCTACGCCAATGCCGTCGCGGCGGCCGTGGCGCAGCAGGGTGTCGCCACCGGCGAGATCGTGCGCAGCGTCGCGGAAGCGTCCGCGGGCACGAGCGAGGTGACCGGCAACATCACTGGCGTTGCACAGACCGCGCAGAGCGTGGGGTCTGCGGCGGGGCAGGTGCTGACGCTGTCCTCCGACCTCCAGGGCCAGGCGCAGGCGCTGAGCGCGGAAATGGCGCGCTTCCTCCAGACGGTCCGGGCCGCCTGA
- the nadC gene encoding carboxylating nicotinate-nucleotide diphosphorylase, translating to MYDPFQIDRLIDLWLAEDIGYCDLTVQVMIEPDEQGHFYMNAREPMTISGIEIAAAIFRRYDKRLDVEVKVKDGDVVEKGAVLLTVRGPARGILTAERTALNIVQRMSGIATETAKYVAAVAGTKARLIDTRKTTPGLRMIEKHAVTSGGGLNHRLGLDNGVMIKDNHIAVCGGIGPAVARARKSLPTLTKIEVECDRLDQVGEALAAGADVIMLDNMSIPDMKAAVELVAGRVPLEASGGIRLDTIGPIAQTGVNYISTSKITQSAPAVDIGLDEAE from the coding sequence ATGTATGATCCCTTCCAGATTGACCGGCTGATCGACCTCTGGCTTGCCGAGGACATCGGCTATTGCGACCTCACCGTGCAGGTGATGATCGAGCCGGACGAGCAGGGCCATTTCTACATGAATGCCCGCGAGCCCATGACCATTTCCGGCATCGAGATCGCGGCCGCCATCTTCCGGCGCTACGACAAGCGGCTCGACGTGGAAGTGAAGGTGAAGGACGGCGATGTGGTGGAAAAGGGCGCGGTGCTGCTCACCGTGCGCGGCCCGGCGCGGGGCATCCTCACCGCCGAGCGCACGGCCCTCAATATTGTCCAGCGCATGAGCGGCATCGCCACCGAGACGGCGAAATATGTGGCGGCGGTTGCCGGCACCAAGGCGCGCCTCATCGACACCCGCAAGACCACGCCCGGCCTGCGCATGATCGAGAAGCATGCCGTCACATCCGGCGGCGGCCTCAACCATCGCCTCGGCCTCGATAACGGCGTGATGATCAAGGACAACCACATCGCCGTGTGCGGCGGCATCGGCCCGGCTGTCGCCCGCGCCCGGAAAAGCCTGCCGACCCTCACCAAGATCGAGGTGGAATGCGACCGCCTCGATCAGGTGGGCGAGGCGCTCGCAGCGGGTGCGGACGTGATCATGCTCGACAACATGTCCATCCCGGACATGAAGGCGGCGGTGGAGCTGGTGGCCGGGCGCGTGCCGCTGGAAGCCTCCGGCGGGATCCGGCTCGACACCATCGGCCCGATCGCGCAGACGGGGGTGAACTACATTTCCACCAGCAAGATCACCCAGTCGGCGCCAGCCGTCGACATCGGCCTCGACGAGGCGGAGTGA
- a CDS encoding ABC transporter permease produces MGALAIRRIYAGLSATVLAFVLLPLVAIVWVSFFENRILSFPPTGYTLSWYARAWEQEAFRNGFLTSVETAMCAVVISLGLGIPASLALVRYRFLGRDAIQTLLLAPMVVPGIVGGAALFIAFIELEVLIDRDVTGTFGGLLVAHGLIALPWTVRLVTAGLAGANRSCEEAASSLGAAPFTVFRRVTLPMIRPAIVAAALFSFVISFIDLEKSIFLVGPGRTTLQIALVSYLEWNLDSTVAAVATVQILIIGTLLIVSDRYAKLARAF; encoded by the coding sequence ATGGGCGCGCTTGCCATCCGCCGCATCTATGCCGGCCTCTCCGCCACCGTGCTCGCCTTCGTGCTCCTGCCGCTGGTCGCCATCGTCTGGGTGAGCTTCTTCGAGAACCGCATCCTCTCCTTCCCGCCCACCGGCTACACCTTGTCCTGGTACGCGCGGGCCTGGGAGCAGGAGGCCTTCCGCAACGGCTTCCTCACCAGCGTGGAGACGGCGATGTGCGCGGTCGTCATCTCGCTCGGGCTCGGCATTCCGGCGAGCCTTGCGCTGGTGCGCTATCGCTTTCTGGGCCGCGATGCCATCCAGACGCTGCTGCTGGCACCCATGGTGGTGCCCGGCATCGTCGGCGGCGCGGCGCTGTTCATCGCCTTCATCGAGCTGGAGGTGCTGATCGACCGGGACGTGACCGGCACCTTCGGTGGCCTGCTGGTCGCCCATGGCCTCATCGCGCTGCCCTGGACGGTGCGACTTGTCACGGCGGGTCTCGCGGGCGCCAACCGCTCCTGCGAGGAAGCGGCTTCCTCCCTCGGGGCTGCGCCCTTCACGGTGTTCCGGCGGGTGACGCTGCCGATGATCCGCCCCGCCATCGTCGCGGCGGCGCTGTTCTCCTTCGTCATCTCCTTCATCGATCTGGAGAAGTCGATCTTCCTCGTGGGGCCGGGCCGCACCACGCTCCAGATCGCGCTCGTCTCCTATCTGGAGTGGAACCTCGATTCCACCGTCGCCGCCGTCGCCACCGTCCAGATCCTCATCATCGGCACGCTGCTCATCGTCAGCGACCGCTACGCGAAACTTGCCCGCGCCTTCTGA
- a CDS encoding ABC transporter permease yields MPASAMNGQMEMDVPAPRARAGVRVSPAFGLATPATLFVLLGLVAPLALMFRYSLNRFVPGQMMVEALTLANYQKFFSDSFYQEVLGTTLWVSALSTVLCLLAGFPVAYALVRHAGPKWKPRLLILIILPLLMGNAVRTAAWMVILGDKGLFNAALGSVGLSAVKLMYTPTAVVIGLVSVMLPFMIVTLQSVLEGIDENLEAAAASLGAPHGVVLRRVVLPLALPGLLAGTMLCFILSMNAYATPVLIGGPTFHMMAPTVYQQVAKAMNWPFGAALAFVLMAVTLCLTTTANVLVQRHYRKWSE; encoded by the coding sequence ATGCCCGCCTCAGCGATGAACGGTCAGATGGAAATGGATGTGCCCGCGCCTCGCGCGCGGGCCGGCGTCCGGGTGTCGCCGGCCTTCGGGCTGGCGACACCGGCCACGCTCTTCGTGCTGCTCGGGCTGGTGGCGCCGCTGGCGCTGATGTTCCGCTACAGCCTCAACCGCTTCGTGCCTGGCCAGATGATGGTCGAGGCGCTGACCCTCGCCAATTATCAGAAGTTCTTTTCCGACAGCTTCTATCAGGAGGTGCTGGGCACCACGCTCTGGGTGTCTGCCCTCTCCACCGTCCTGTGCCTGCTGGCGGGCTTCCCCGTCGCTTACGCGCTGGTGCGCCACGCCGGGCCGAAGTGGAAGCCGCGCCTGCTCATCCTCATCATCCTGCCGCTGCTCATGGGCAATGCGGTGCGCACCGCCGCCTGGATGGTGATCCTCGGCGACAAGGGCCTGTTCAATGCCGCGCTCGGCAGCGTGGGCCTCTCCGCCGTCAAGCTGATGTACACGCCGACCGCCGTCGTCATCGGCCTCGTTTCCGTGATGCTGCCCTTCATGATCGTAACGCTCCAGAGCGTGCTGGAGGGCATCGACGAAAATCTGGAGGCTGCCGCAGCCAGCCTCGGCGCGCCGCATGGGGTGGTGCTGCGCCGAGTGGTGCTGCCGCTGGCGCTGCCGGGCCTCCTCGCCGGCACCATGCTGTGCTTCATCCTCTCGATGAATGCCTATGCGACGCCGGTGCTGATCGGCGGGCCGACCTTCCACATGATGGCGCCCACCGTCTATCAGCAGGTGGCCAAGGCCATGAACTGGCCCTTCGGCGCCGCGCTCGCCTTCGTGCTGATGGCCGTCACCCTGTGCCTCACCACCACCGCAAATGTGCTGGTGCAGCGGCATTACCGGAAGTGGAGCGAGTGA
- a CDS encoding ABC transporter ATP-binding protein — protein sequence MSEVVLQSIVKRYEHMVAVDHVSLSIGQGELVALLGPSGCGKTTTLRMVGGFVPVTEGRIMVGGRDVTHLPPHKRNMGFGFQNYALFPHMSVAQNVAFGLEMRKVSKADIAARVKTALDKVRLGHLSERLPKQLSGGQQQRVALARALVIEPDVLLLDEPLSNLDAQLRQEMKLEIRQIQRSLGITTIFVTHDQDEALSVSDRVVVMRAGRIEQEGSPDEVFATPKSHFVAEFMGVTNLLPGRPDTGGFRLATGEVVPVAGPPPGKEDVALGVRPERIVIAVGEGGQGHLPGRVELATYRGLVIDYQVRAASGLTLTARCPSPAAGGPSPLNAGQPVHVSWQPEAAVLVPL from the coding sequence ATGTCCGAGGTCGTTCTCCAGTCCATCGTCAAGCGCTACGAGCACATGGTCGCAGTCGACCATGTCTCCCTCTCTATCGGGCAGGGAGAACTGGTGGCGCTGCTCGGCCCCTCCGGCTGCGGCAAGACCACGACGCTGCGCATGGTCGGCGGCTTCGTGCCGGTGACCGAGGGGCGCATCATGGTGGGCGGGCGCGATGTCACCCACCTGCCGCCGCACAAGCGCAACATGGGCTTCGGCTTCCAGAATTACGCGCTGTTCCCGCACATGAGCGTCGCGCAGAACGTCGCCTTCGGCCTTGAGATGCGCAAGGTCTCCAAGGCCGACATCGCCGCGCGGGTGAAGACGGCGCTGGACAAGGTGCGCCTCGGCCACCTGTCGGAGCGCCTGCCCAAGCAATTGTCCGGCGGCCAGCAGCAGCGCGTGGCGCTGGCGCGGGCGCTGGTGATCGAGCCGGACGTGCTGCTGCTCGACGAGCCACTCTCCAATCTCGATGCCCAGTTGCGGCAGGAGATGAAGCTGGAAATCCGGCAGATCCAGCGGTCACTCGGCATCACCACCATCTTCGTAACCCATGATCAGGACGAGGCGCTCTCAGTCTCCGACCGGGTGGTGGTGATGCGCGCCGGGCGCATCGAGCAGGAGGGCTCGCCGGACGAGGTCTTCGCCACGCCGAAATCCCATTTCGTGGCCGAGTTCATGGGGGTGACCAATCTTCTGCCGGGGCGCCCCGACACCGGGGGCTTCCGGCTCGCGACGGGCGAGGTGGTCCCGGTCGCCGGCCCGCCGCCGGGCAAGGAGGACGTGGCCCTCGGCGTGCGCCCCGAACGGATCGTCATCGCGGTGGGCGAGGGCGGGCAGGGCCATCTGCCCGGCCGGGTCGAGCTGGCCACCTATCGGGGCCTCGTCATCGACTATCAGGTGCGGGCCGCTTCCGGTCTCACCCTCACCGCCCGCTGCCCCTCGCCGGCCGCCGGCGGCCCAAGCCCGCTGAATGCGGGTCAGCCGGTTCATGTCTCCTGGCAGCCGGAGGCGGCGGTTCTCGTGCCGCTCTGA
- a CDS encoding ABC transporter substrate-binding protein — MTKTTTPFSAPLSRRSVLVGLGLAAGSAVFGLPRGAAALEGTLVVSNWGGDWNERTIKFVEAPLVESQGIKIVRDLGMEPERKAKLIAEKRLRRGTIDVIHINEGDSVELNGQDVLADIDFAKVPNYADVVPALKSKPFFVPWLYSGVTLIYNKDKVPNPPKSYAELWDKKWAGKLGLTNQLYFNYVMMAGLIKGGNVTNTEEGKKRLIELKELTQPRIYAAHQQLAAGLANGEVDIAINYKARGLQWANDGAPLAIQYPAEGAIAVMFGAALPKRAPSPELAYVYFNAMLDPKAMAGLAGASFYAPANAKAALSPELKAKIDFTAAEAAALKFPDYEHVAKNTAEWLEWWNKNIAR; from the coding sequence ATGACGAAGACGACTACTCCCTTTTCTGCGCCCCTTTCGCGCCGCTCTGTCCTCGTGGGCCTTGGCCTTGCTGCCGGCAGCGCCGTGTTCGGCCTGCCCCGTGGCGCCGCCGCCCTTGAGGGCACACTTGTGGTCTCCAACTGGGGCGGCGACTGGAACGAACGCACCATCAAGTTCGTCGAGGCGCCGCTGGTGGAAAGCCAGGGCATCAAGATCGTCCGCGACCTCGGCATGGAGCCGGAGCGCAAGGCCAAGCTCATCGCCGAGAAGCGCCTGCGTCGCGGCACCATCGACGTCATCCATATCAATGAAGGCGACAGCGTCGAACTGAACGGCCAGGACGTGCTGGCCGACATCGATTTCGCCAAGGTGCCGAACTATGCGGACGTGGTGCCGGCGCTGAAGTCCAAGCCATTCTTCGTGCCGTGGCTCTATAGCGGCGTGACGCTCATCTACAACAAGGACAAGGTGCCGAACCCGCCGAAGTCCTATGCGGAGTTGTGGGACAAGAAATGGGCCGGAAAGCTCGGCCTCACCAACCAGCTCTATTTCAATTATGTGATGATGGCCGGGCTCATCAAGGGCGGAAACGTCACCAATACGGAAGAGGGCAAGAAGCGCCTCATCGAGCTGAAAGAACTCACCCAGCCGCGCATCTATGCGGCCCATCAGCAACTGGCGGCAGGCCTTGCCAATGGCGAGGTGGACATCGCCATCAATTACAAGGCGCGCGGCCTCCAGTGGGCCAATGATGGGGCGCCGCTCGCCATCCAGTATCCGGCCGAGGGCGCTATCGCCGTCATGTTCGGCGCGGCCCTGCCCAAGCGGGCCCCGAGCCCGGAGCTGGCCTATGTCTATTTCAACGCCATGCTCGATCCCAAGGCCATGGCGGGCCTCGCGGGCGCCAGCTTCTACGCTCCGGCCAACGCCAAGGCAGCCCTTTCGCCCGAGCTGAAAGCGAAGATCGATTTCACGGCGGCGGAGGCCGCGGCGCTCAAATTCCCCGATTATGAGCACGTGGCCAAGAATACGGCCGAATGGCTGGAGTGGTGGAACAAGAACATCGCCCGCTGA